A region from the Pseudomonas sp. P8_229 genome encodes:
- a CDS encoding heme lyase CcmF/NrfE family subunit, with the protein MTSALFIPELGHLAMILALCFALVQAVVPLFGAWRGDRMWMGLAQPAAWGQFAFLLFAFGCLTYAFMTDDFSVGYVAMNSNSALPWYYKFSAVWGAHEGSLLLWALILGGWTFAVSVFSRQLPQVMLARVLAVMGMISTGFLLFLILTSNPFSRILPQIPADGRDLNPLLQDIGLIVHPPMLYMGYVGFSVAFAFAIAALLGGRLDAAWARWSRPWTIVAWAFLGIGITLGSWWAYYELGWGGWWFWDPVENASFMPWLVGTALIHSLAVTEKRGVFKSWTVLLAIAAFSLSLLGTFLVRSGVLTSVHAFASDPERGVFILIFLLFVVGGSLTLFALRAPVVKSQVGFNLWSRETLLLGNNLVLVVAASMILLGTLYPLILDALSGAKMSVGPPYFNALFIPLMALLMVVMAVGVIVRWKDTPVKWLANMLTPVLLGSVALAVVAGVAYGDFNWAVIATFLLAAWVLLAGVRDIFDKTRHKGLIKGLPTLTRSYWGMQIAHLGIAVCALGVVLSSQNSAERDLRLAPGESMDLAGYHFIFEGAKHFEGPNFTSDKGTIRVIRDGKEVSVLHPEKRLYTVQSSMMTEAGIDAGFTRDLYVALGEPLENGAWAVRVHVKPFVRWIWFGGLLTGLGGLLAALDRRYRVKVKARVREALGLQGAAA; encoded by the coding sequence ATGACGTCCGCACTGTTTATTCCCGAGCTCGGCCATCTGGCGATGATTCTGGCGCTGTGTTTTGCCCTGGTGCAGGCCGTGGTGCCGTTGTTCGGCGCGTGGCGCGGCGATCGTATGTGGATGGGCCTGGCCCAGCCGGCAGCGTGGGGCCAGTTTGCGTTCCTGCTGTTTGCCTTCGGTTGCCTGACCTACGCCTTCATGACCGATGATTTCTCGGTCGGCTACGTGGCGATGAACTCCAACAGCGCACTGCCGTGGTACTACAAGTTCAGCGCGGTGTGGGGCGCTCACGAAGGCTCGCTGCTGCTATGGGCGCTGATTCTCGGTGGCTGGACTTTCGCCGTGTCGGTGTTCTCCCGGCAGTTGCCGCAAGTCATGCTCGCCCGCGTGCTGGCGGTGATGGGCATGATCAGTACCGGTTTCCTGCTGTTCCTGATCCTCACCTCCAACCCGTTCTCGCGCATCCTGCCGCAGATTCCGGCGGATGGTCGTGACCTCAATCCATTGCTGCAAGACATCGGCCTGATCGTGCATCCGCCGATGCTGTACATGGGCTACGTCGGTTTCTCCGTGGCGTTCGCGTTCGCCATCGCCGCTTTGCTCGGTGGTCGTCTCGACGCCGCATGGGCACGCTGGTCGCGGCCATGGACGATTGTGGCCTGGGCCTTCCTCGGCATCGGCATCACCCTCGGTTCGTGGTGGGCTTACTACGAACTCGGCTGGGGCGGATGGTGGTTCTGGGACCCGGTGGAAAACGCCTCGTTCATGCCATGGCTGGTTGGCACTGCGTTGATCCACTCGCTGGCGGTCACGGAAAAACGCGGCGTGTTCAAGAGCTGGACGGTGTTGCTGGCGATTGCCGCGTTCTCCCTCAGTCTGCTTGGTACATTTCTCGTGCGTTCCGGCGTGCTGACGTCGGTGCACGCGTTTGCCTCGGACCCTGAGCGCGGCGTGTTCATCCTGATCTTCCTGCTGTTCGTGGTTGGTGGCTCGCTGACGTTGTTCGCCTTGCGCGCCCCGGTGGTCAAGAGCCAGGTCGGCTTCAACCTGTGGTCGCGGGAAACCCTGCTGCTGGGCAACAACCTGGTGCTGGTCGTCGCCGCGTCGATGATCCTGCTCGGCACGCTGTACCCGCTGATTCTCGATGCGTTGAGCGGCGCGAAGATGTCGGTCGGCCCGCCGTACTTCAATGCACTGTTCATCCCGCTGATGGCGTTGCTGATGGTGGTGATGGCGGTCGGCGTGATCGTCCGTTGGAAAGACACTCCGGTGAAATGGCTGGCGAACATGCTGACGCCCGTGCTGCTCGGCAGCGTCGCACTGGCCGTGGTGGCCGGTGTCGCTTACGGCGATTTCAACTGGGCGGTGATCGCCACCTTCCTGCTCGCCGCGTGGGTGCTGCTGGCCGGTGTGCGCGACATCTTCGACAAGACCCGCCACAAAGGCCTGATCAAGGGCCTGCCAACCCTGACCCGCAGCTACTGGGGCATGCAGATCGCTCACCTGGGCATCGCCGTGTGCGCCCTCGGTGTGGTGCTGTCGAGCCAGAACAGTGCCGAGCGCGACCTGCGCCTGGCGCCGGGCGAGTCGATGGATCTGGCCGGTTATCACTTCATCTTCGAAGGCGCCAAACACTTCGAAGGGCCGAACTTCACTTCCGACAAGGGCACCATTCGGGTGATTCGCGACGGCAAGGAAGTCAGCGTGTTGCACCCGGAAAAACGCCTGTACACCGTGCAGAGTTCGATGATGACCGAAGCCGGGATCGACGCCGGGTTCACCCGCGATCTCTACGTCGCACTGGGCGAGCCGCTGGAAAACGGCGCCTGGGCGGTGCGCGTCCACGTCAAACCGTTCGTGCGCTGGATCTGGTTCGGTGGCCTGCTCACCGGTCTGGGTGGTTTGCTGGCGGCGCTGGATCGGCGTTATCGAGTCAAGGTCAAAGCCCGGGTGCGTGAAGCCCTCGGCCTGCAAGGAGCCGCTGCATGA
- the ccmA gene encoding cytochrome c biogenesis heme-transporting ATPase CcmA, with protein MTSPVLQTVALACERDLRLLFENLELRLASGDMVQISGPNGSGKTSLLRLLSGLMQPTSGQVLLNGQPLAAQPSALARNLLWIGHAAGIKDLLTPEENLSWLCALHQPAGREAIWQALAAVGLRGFEDVPCHTLSAGQQRRVALARLYLDSPPLWILDEPFTALDKQGVAQLEEHLARHCESGGLVVLTTHHTLSRMPAGYRDIDLGNWAV; from the coding sequence TTGACCAGTCCTGTCCTGCAAACCGTTGCCCTTGCCTGTGAGCGAGACCTGCGGCTGCTCTTCGAAAATCTCGAATTGAGACTGGCCAGTGGCGATATGGTGCAGATCAGCGGCCCCAACGGCAGCGGCAAGACCAGTCTGCTGCGCCTGTTGTCCGGGTTGATGCAGCCGACCAGCGGTCAGGTCCTGCTCAATGGTCAGCCTTTGGCCGCACAGCCGAGCGCACTGGCGCGCAACCTGTTGTGGATCGGCCACGCCGCCGGGATCAAGGACCTGCTGACCCCGGAAGAGAACCTGTCCTGGCTCTGCGCCCTGCATCAGCCTGCCGGACGCGAGGCGATCTGGCAGGCCTTGGCAGCTGTAGGTTTGCGCGGCTTCGAAGATGTTCCCTGCCATACCCTGTCCGCCGGTCAGCAACGTCGCGTGGCGTTGGCGCGGCTGTATCTGGACAGCCCGCCGCTGTGGATTCTCGACGAGCCGTTCACCGCGCTCGACAAACAGGGCGTGGCGCAACTCGAAGAGCACTTGGCCAGACACTGCGAAAGCGGCGGTCTGGTGGTGCTGACCACGCACCACACGCTGAGCCGGATGCCGGCCGGTTATCGCGACATCGATCTGGGGAACTGGGCAGTATGA
- the ccmI gene encoding c-type cytochrome biogenesis protein CcmI, with product MIDFWLAAGLLLLVALSFLLIPVLRGRRAQREEDRTALNVALYQERVAELQSQQAEGVLDAAQMDSGRAEAARELLADTEGVAAPRVSKLGKPLPLLAAVLVPVLGLGLYLHFGAADKVELTREFAQAPQSMEQMTQRLERAVAAQPDSAEGLYFLGRTYMAQDRPADAAKMFERAANLAGRQPELLGQWAQAQYFADGKKWSDKIQALTDEALKADPKEVTSLGLLGIAAFEGERYQQAIDYWNRLLAQLPADDNSRAALQGGIERATERLQASGGKLAVAPAAKVAALLRVDVDLASELRSKVQPGDSVFIFARATSGPPAPLAAKRLTVADLPVTVELGDADAMMPQLKLSNFPEVQLVARISRAGQPTAGEWVGRSGPLASSTTALQKLIIDSPDK from the coding sequence ATGATTGATTTCTGGCTTGCCGCAGGGCTGTTGCTTCTGGTCGCCCTGAGTTTTCTGCTGATCCCGGTATTGCGTGGCCGTCGCGCCCAGCGTGAAGAGGATCGGACTGCCCTGAACGTCGCGCTGTATCAGGAGCGCGTGGCCGAGTTGCAATCGCAACAGGCCGAAGGCGTACTCGATGCCGCGCAAATGGACAGCGGCCGCGCGGAAGCTGCGCGTGAACTGCTCGCGGACACCGAAGGCGTTGCCGCGCCGCGCGTCTCGAAGCTGGGCAAACCGTTGCCGCTGCTGGCAGCGGTGCTGGTGCCGGTGTTGGGTCTGGGGCTGTATCTGCATTTCGGCGCTGCCGACAAGGTCGAGCTGACCCGCGAATTCGCCCAGGCGCCACAGTCGATGGAGCAGATGACCCAGCGCCTGGAGCGTGCCGTTGCTGCGCAACCGGACTCGGCGGAAGGCCTGTACTTCCTTGGTCGCACCTACATGGCTCAGGATCGTCCGGCGGACGCAGCGAAGATGTTCGAACGCGCGGCCAACCTGGCGGGTCGTCAGCCGGAATTGCTCGGCCAGTGGGCGCAGGCGCAGTACTTTGCCGATGGCAAGAAGTGGTCGGACAAGATCCAGGCCCTGACCGACGAAGCGCTGAAAGCCGATCCGAAAGAAGTCACCAGCCTCGGGCTGCTCGGCATCGCCGCGTTCGAAGGCGAGCGTTACCAGCAAGCCATCGATTACTGGAACCGCCTGCTGGCGCAACTGCCGGCCGACGATAACTCCCGCGCCGCGCTGCAAGGCGGGATCGAGCGCGCCACCGAGCGCCTGCAGGCCAGCGGCGGCAAGCTCGCCGTAGCGCCGGCCGCCAAGGTCGCTGCACTGCTCAGGGTCGACGTTGACCTGGCCAGTGAACTCAGGAGCAAGGTGCAGCCGGGTGACAGCGTGTTCATCTTCGCTCGCGCCACGTCCGGCCCACCGGCACCGCTGGCGGCCAAGCGTCTGACCGTGGCCGATCTGCCAGTGACCGTCGAGCTGGGCGATGCCGACGCCATGATGCCGCAGTTGAAACTGTCGAACTTTCCTGAAGTCCAACTGGTTGCACGCATCTCCCGCGCCGGTCAGCCGACCGCCGGGGAATGGGTAGGGCGCAGCGGCCCACTGGCCAGCAGCACCACCGCACTACAAAAACTGATCATCGACAGCCCGGACAAATAG
- a CDS encoding DsbE family thiol:disulfide interchange protein, with protein MRRWLMLVPLAMFLLVAVFLYRGLYLDPAELPSAMINKPFPEFTLPNVQGDKTLTKADILGKPALVNVWGTWCISCRVEHPVLNKLAERGVVIYGINYKDTNTDALKWLAEFHNPYVLDIRDDEGSLGLNLGVYGAPETFFIDAKGIIRDKYVGVIDEQVWREKLAAKYQALVDEAKP; from the coding sequence ATGAGACGTTGGTTGATGCTGGTGCCACTGGCGATGTTCCTGCTGGTGGCGGTATTTCTTTATCGCGGTCTGTACCTCGATCCGGCGGAGCTGCCGTCGGCGATGATCAACAAGCCATTCCCGGAGTTCACTCTGCCGAATGTGCAGGGTGACAAGACCCTGACCAAGGCTGACATTCTCGGCAAACCGGCGCTGGTCAACGTCTGGGGCACCTGGTGCATCTCTTGCCGGGTCGAGCACCCGGTGCTGAACAAACTCGCCGAGCGCGGCGTGGTGATCTACGGCATCAACTACAAGGACACCAACACCGATGCCTTGAAGTGGCTGGCCGAGTTCCACAATCCGTATGTGCTGGATATCCGCGACGACGAAGGCTCGCTGGGGCTGAACCTCGGCGTCTACGGCGCACCGGAAACCTTCTTCATCGACGCCAAGGGCATCATTCGCGACAAGTACGTGGGGGTGATCGACGAGCAGGTCTGGCGCGAGAAGCTCGCGGCGAAGTATCAGGCGCTGGTCGATGAGGCGAAGCCATGA
- the ccmB gene encoding heme exporter protein CcmB has protein sequence MSVFGLLVARESRLLFRRPAELANPLIFFAIVIALFPLAVGPETQVLQNLSPGLVWVAALLSVLLSLDGLFRSDFEDGSLEQWVLSSHPLPLLVLAKVLAHWLFSGLALVLLSPLLALMLGLPAACLPVLLFSLLLGTPVLSLLGAVGAALTVGLKRGGLLLALLILPLYIPVLILGSGALQAAVQGMPATGYLLWLGSLTALAITLTPFAIAAGLKISVGE, from the coding sequence ATGAGTGTGTTCGGCCTGCTGGTTGCCCGTGAGTCCCGCCTGCTGTTTCGTCGCCCGGCCGAACTGGCCAATCCGCTGATTTTCTTCGCCATTGTCATCGCTTTGTTCCCGCTGGCCGTCGGCCCGGAAACTCAAGTCTTGCAAAACCTGTCCCCCGGGTTAGTCTGGGTGGCGGCGCTTTTGTCCGTCCTGCTCTCGCTGGACGGGCTGTTCCGCAGTGATTTCGAAGACGGGTCCCTGGAACAGTGGGTCCTTTCGTCGCACCCGCTGCCACTTCTGGTCTTGGCCAAGGTGCTGGCACACTGGCTTTTCTCCGGGCTGGCACTGGTTCTGCTCTCACCGCTGCTGGCGTTGATGCTCGGTTTGCCTGCCGCCTGCCTGCCGGTTTTGCTGTTTTCGTTGCTGCTGGGAACACCGGTGCTGAGCTTGCTCGGCGCGGTGGGCGCGGCACTGACGGTCGGTTTGAAACGCGGCGGCCTGTTGCTGGCGCTGCTGATTCTGCCGTTGTACATCCCGGTGTTGATCCTTGGCAGTGGCGCCTTGCAGGCCGCCGTGCAAGGCATGCCGGCGACCGGGTATCTGCTATGGCTGGGTAGCCTGACCGCCCTGGCGATCACCCTGACACCTTTTGCAATAGCTGCTGGCCTGAAGATCAGCGTCGGCGAATAA
- a CDS encoding LysR family transcriptional regulator, translating into MDRLAAMETFVCVVETGSFSAAARRLNIGQPAVSKTIAQLEKRLAVSLLLRSTRGLTPTEAGQAYFERAKRAIDEANEADNAARGSASGLSGNLRISAAVTFGRLHIVPQLGSFLDQHPQLNIDLMLDDRNINLVEEGIDVALRMGALTDSGLTARKIADCRRVVLGTPAYFARHGEPSCPAELSKHQAVVYNLGGGTTWEFTKGAEQQSVIISGRLRVSAAEGVREAVLADQGLTLASEWMFAPELANGAVKIVMHDWTLPDLDLWAVFPTGRMASAKARAFVEYVQGLLAS; encoded by the coding sequence ATGGACCGCCTAGCCGCCATGGAAACCTTCGTCTGCGTCGTCGAAACCGGCTCGTTTTCCGCCGCCGCCCGACGGCTGAATATCGGTCAGCCTGCCGTGTCGAAGACCATCGCTCAGCTGGAAAAGCGCCTGGCGGTCAGCCTGTTGTTGCGCTCGACCCGCGGCCTGACCCCGACCGAAGCCGGCCAAGCCTATTTCGAACGGGCCAAACGCGCCATCGATGAAGCCAACGAGGCCGACAATGCTGCCCGGGGCAGCGCCAGCGGTTTAAGCGGCAACTTGCGCATCAGCGCCGCCGTGACCTTCGGCCGCCTGCACATCGTGCCGCAACTGGGGTCGTTCCTGGATCAGCATCCACAACTGAACATCGACCTGATGCTCGACGACCGCAACATCAATTTGGTCGAAGAAGGCATCGACGTCGCCCTGCGCATGGGCGCACTGACCGATTCGGGCCTGACCGCCCGCAAAATCGCCGACTGCCGCCGCGTGGTACTCGGCACGCCGGCCTACTTTGCCAGGCACGGCGAGCCGAGCTGCCCCGCCGAATTGAGCAAACACCAGGCGGTCGTCTACAACCTCGGTGGGGGCACCACCTGGGAGTTCACCAAAGGCGCAGAACAACAATCGGTCATCATCAGCGGGCGTCTGCGCGTCAGTGCGGCCGAAGGAGTACGCGAAGCGGTACTGGCCGATCAAGGCCTGACCCTCGCCTCCGAATGGATGTTCGCCCCGGAACTGGCCAACGGCGCGGTGAAAATCGTTATGCACGACTGGACGCTGCCCGATCTGGATTTATGGGCGGTATTTCCAACGGGAAGAATGGCCAGTGCCAAGGCGCGGGCGTTTGTCGAGTATGTGCAGGGGTTGTTGGCCAGCTGA
- a CDS encoding flagellar hook-length control protein FliK: protein MTGEMNILPLPPITPANARPLVMSGELLKLLTPVEGLIGAGQSAQAEVLSLKQADQTFQLLLKVTVDGGRQTTVQASSNLPLPTGTNLAVTQPSAGNLAITVQQAIASSVAALTRIDTAQLPVGTLLQGKVLTSQTLPPVPGQPTVFRSLVSLLNTAQSGATLDIDSPTPLRIGTLLSALVEDSQTLKFVPLSSRQDQLAVSQQLLGQQSRQGSLDGLLNALQNLPSDDQTSQDLRAAVVRLLANLPDVQQMSTAKGVALALANSGAFLEAKLLTGQSPALAPDLKADLLKLIAQLTPGLPSSTSFNAIIAANTLAQALPSFVRNALGTLGQVSAKPLPSSFPLPDRLLQSQDGEGDLEHLLRLAAAAVSRLQSHQLSSLEQTGVTDDGRLLSTWQLEIPMRNLQDIVPLQVKFQREEAPEREPQPNERRDEREPKQQLWRVDLAFDMEPLGPMQIQAQLIAGSLSSQLWAERPYTADLIENNLFALRQRLLDRGLNVGDIDCHLGTPPQGNQTRLEHRWVDETA from the coding sequence ATGACAGGCGAAATGAACATCCTCCCGCTCCCGCCCATCACCCCTGCGAACGCGCGTCCGCTGGTGATGAGTGGTGAGTTGCTCAAGCTGCTGACGCCGGTCGAAGGCTTGATCGGCGCCGGGCAAAGCGCCCAGGCCGAGGTGTTATCGCTCAAGCAGGCAGACCAGACCTTTCAACTGCTGCTCAAGGTGACCGTCGACGGCGGTCGCCAGACCACCGTGCAAGCCAGCAGCAACCTGCCGCTGCCGACCGGTACCAACCTGGCCGTGACTCAACCGTCGGCGGGTAACCTGGCGATCACCGTGCAGCAGGCCATCGCCAGCAGCGTCGCTGCCCTCACCCGCATCGATACGGCGCAGTTGCCGGTCGGTACCCTGCTGCAAGGCAAGGTGCTGACCTCGCAGACATTGCCGCCAGTGCCTGGGCAGCCGACGGTGTTCCGTTCACTGGTGAGCCTGCTCAACACCGCGCAGAGCGGCGCCACACTGGACATCGACAGCCCGACGCCGCTGCGCATCGGCACCCTGCTCTCGGCCTTGGTCGAGGATTCGCAGACGCTGAAATTCGTGCCGCTGAGCAGCCGTCAGGACCAGTTGGCCGTAAGCCAGCAACTGCTTGGCCAGCAGAGTCGCCAAGGCTCGCTGGACGGTTTGCTCAACGCTTTGCAGAACCTGCCGAGCGACGACCAGACCTCGCAGGATCTGCGCGCAGCCGTCGTACGCTTGCTCGCCAACCTGCCCGACGTGCAGCAGATGAGCACCGCCAAAGGCGTGGCCCTGGCCCTGGCCAACAGCGGCGCCTTCCTCGAAGCCAAGCTGTTGACCGGGCAAAGTCCGGCACTGGCCCCGGACCTGAAAGCCGATCTGCTCAAGCTGATCGCGCAACTGACCCCTGGCCTGCCGAGCAGCACCAGCTTCAACGCGATCATTGCCGCCAACACCCTGGCGCAAGCGCTGCCGAGCTTCGTGCGCAACGCCCTCGGCACCCTCGGCCAGGTCAGCGCCAAACCGCTGCCCAGCAGCTTCCCGCTGCCCGACCGCCTGCTGCAAAGCCAGGACGGCGAAGGTGATCTGGAGCATCTGCTGCGCCTCGCTGCGGCGGCCGTGTCGCGCCTGCAAAGCCATCAGCTGTCGAGCCTGGAACAGACCGGAGTCACCGATGACGGTCGTCTGCTGAGCACCTGGCAGCTGGAAATCCCCATGCGCAACCTGCAAGACATCGTGCCGTTGCAGGTCAAGTTCCAGCGTGAAGAAGCGCCGGAGCGCGAACCGCAACCGAACGAACGCCGCGATGAGCGCGAGCCCAAGCAACAACTGTGGCGCGTCGATCTGGCGTTCGACATGGAACCGCTCGGGCCGATGCAGATTCAGGCGCAACTGATCGCCGGCAGCCTGTCCAGCCAACTGTGGGCCGAACGGCCGTACACCGCAGACCTGATCGAAAACAACCTGTTCGCGCTGCGCCAGCGCCTGCTCGATCGCGGGCTCAACGTCGGCGATATCGACTGCCACCTCGGCACCCCGCCGCAAGGCAACCAAACCCGCCTCGAACACCGCTGGGTCGACGAAACCGCATGA
- the ccmE gene encoding cytochrome c maturation protein CcmE: MNPLRKKRLIIILAILVGVGAAVGLALSALQQNINLFYTPTQIANGEAPQDTRIRAGGMVEKGSLQRSPDSLDVKFVVTDFNKAVTITYRGILPDLFREGQGIVALGKLNADGVVVADEVLAKHDEKYMPPEVTKALKDSGQSAPTQAKEG; encoded by the coding sequence GTGAATCCGCTGCGCAAAAAACGTCTGATCATCATTCTGGCCATTCTGGTCGGGGTCGGCGCTGCCGTCGGCCTGGCCTTGAGCGCCCTGCAGCAGAACATCAATCTGTTCTACACCCCGACCCAGATCGCCAACGGCGAAGCACCGCAAGACACGCGTATCCGTGCCGGCGGCATGGTCGAGAAGGGTTCGCTGCAACGCTCGCCGGACTCGCTGGACGTCAAATTCGTCGTTACCGACTTCAACAAAGCCGTGACCATCACCTACCGCGGCATCCTTCCGGACCTGTTCCGCGAAGGGCAGGGCATTGTTGCCCTGGGCAAACTCAACGCCGACGGCGTGGTCGTCGCCGATGAAGTGCTGGCCAAGCACGACGAGAAGTACATGCCGCCGGAAGTGACCAAGGCCTTGAAAGACAGTGGTCAATCCGCGCCGACCCAAGCGAAGGAGGGTTGA
- a CDS encoding heme ABC transporter permease, whose product MNWTWFHKLGSPKWFYGISSKFLPWLSIAALLLITVGVVWGLAFAPPDYQQGNSFRIIYIHVPAAMLAQSIYVMLAVCGVVGLVWKMKLADVALQCAAPIGAWMTAVALVTGAIWGKPTWGSWWVWDARLTSMLILLFLYFGVIALGNAISNRDSAAKACAVLAIVGVINIPIIKYSVEWWNTLHQGATFTLTEKPAMPAEMWLPLLLTVLGFYCFFGAVLLLRMRLEVLKREARASWVKEEVQNSLEAAR is encoded by the coding sequence ATGAACTGGACCTGGTTTCACAAGCTCGGCTCGCCCAAGTGGTTCTACGGCATCAGCAGCAAGTTCTTGCCGTGGCTGAGCATCGCAGCGTTGTTGCTGATCACCGTTGGCGTCGTCTGGGGCCTGGCCTTCGCGCCGCCGGATTATCAGCAAGGCAACAGCTTTCGCATCATCTACATCCACGTACCTGCCGCGATGCTTGCGCAGTCGATCTACGTGATGCTGGCGGTGTGCGGCGTGGTCGGCCTGGTGTGGAAAATGAAGCTGGCCGACGTCGCCCTGCAATGCGCGGCCCCGATCGGCGCGTGGATGACCGCCGTGGCGCTGGTCACCGGGGCGATCTGGGGCAAACCGACCTGGGGTTCGTGGTGGGTCTGGGACGCGCGCCTGACCTCGATGCTGATTCTGCTGTTCCTGTATTTCGGCGTGATCGCGCTGGGCAATGCCATCAGCAACCGTGACAGCGCCGCCAAGGCCTGCGCGGTACTGGCGATCGTCGGTGTGATCAACATCCCGATCATCAAGTACTCGGTGGAGTGGTGGAACACCCTGCACCAGGGTGCGACCTTCACCCTCACCGAAAAACCGGCGATGCCGGCCGAAATGTGGCTGCCGCTGTTGCTGACCGTGCTGGGTTTCTACTGCTTCTTCGGCGCCGTGCTGTTGCTGCGCATGCGCCTTGAAGTGCTCAAGCGCGAAGCCCGCGCCAGTTGGGTGAAAGAAGAAGTGCAGAACAGTCTGGAGGCCGCTCGATGA
- a CDS encoding cytochrome c-type biogenesis protein — protein MKRFLAAVVLGLSLAGAAHAAIDTYEFAKEGDRERFRELTKELRCPKCQNQDIADSNAPIAADLRKEIFRMLGEGKDNQQIIDFMVDRYGDFVRYKPALNAKTALLWFGPAGLLLGGLAVIVVIVRRRRGQRAEPPQSLSIEERQRLDQLLDKNQE, from the coding sequence ATGAAGCGTTTTCTCGCCGCCGTGGTATTGGGCCTGAGTCTGGCCGGTGCGGCGCATGCCGCGATCGACACTTACGAGTTCGCCAAAGAGGGTGATCGCGAGCGTTTCCGCGAGTTGACCAAGGAACTGCGCTGCCCCAAGTGCCAGAACCAGGACATCGCCGACTCCAACGCGCCGATTGCTGCCGACCTGCGCAAAGAGATTTTCCGCATGCTCGGCGAGGGCAAGGACAATCAGCAGATCATCGACTTCATGGTCGACCGCTATGGCGATTTCGTCCGCTACAAACCGGCGCTCAACGCCAAGACCGCACTGCTGTGGTTCGGCCCGGCCGGGCTGTTGCTGGGCGGTTTGGCGGTGATCGTGGTGATCGTTCGCCGTCGTCGCGGCCAGCGCGCCGAGCCCCCGCAATCGCTGTCCATCGAAGAACGTCAGCGCCTCGACCAACTGTTGGATAAAAACCAAGAATGA
- the ccmD gene encoding heme exporter protein CcmD — protein MSFASFGDFLAMGHHGLYVWSAYGICLAVLILNVVAPIAARKRYLQQEARRLRRENGK, from the coding sequence ATGAGTTTTGCTTCATTCGGCGACTTCCTCGCCATGGGCCATCATGGCCTGTATGTCTGGTCGGCCTACGGCATCTGTCTGGCGGTGCTGATCCTCAACGTGGTGGCGCCGATCGCGGCCCGCAAGCGTTATCTGCAACAAGAGGCGCGTCGTCTGCGCCGGGAGAACGGCAAGTGA
- a CDS encoding EscU/YscU/HrcU family type III secretion system export apparatus switch protein, protein MNDSTAPRQAIALKYDGNHAPTLTAKGDEELAEEILRIARDCEVPIYENAELVRLLARMELGDSIPEELYRTIAEIIAFAWNLKGKFPEGHDPQAPMVEKDVTERGDDY, encoded by the coding sequence ATGAACGATTCCACTGCTCCACGCCAGGCCATCGCCCTCAAGTACGACGGCAACCACGCCCCGACCCTCACTGCCAAGGGCGACGAGGAACTGGCCGAGGAAATCCTGCGCATTGCCCGCGACTGTGAAGTACCGATCTATGAGAACGCCGAACTGGTGCGCCTGTTAGCGCGGATGGAATTGGGCGACAGCATTCCCGAAGAGCTGTACCGCACCATCGCCGAGATCATCGCGTTTGCGTGGAATCTGAAGGGCAAATTCCCCGAGGGACATGATCCGCAGGCACCGATGGTGGAGAAGGATGTTACCGAACGCGGGGATGATTACTGA